In Labilithrix sp., a single genomic region encodes these proteins:
- a CDS encoding ferritin-like domain-containing protein: MPDLSLKALELRYLAAIGVAVAGCRSSSARPEPPSDGAAAASVSAPVASVVVDAPPVDAAPSATATASDPAPPHHGKLLTRGQNVGGAGYCFPAERADGGVGAGGYPVAACATSGWALVRPDDEPIAGLHAFSPTDVGTQIARKTYANACCYTISRPPRGRALRVGGVPTVAPVEPRADWSRACPVATAPPRLHAALERAWREAARVEHASVASFARFALDLLALGAPPHLVEAAHRAALEEIEHTKICFGEARRYGGHDVGPAPLVVPAVAGARDAETIAFETFVDGCIGETIAAVEARAAAARAIEPSTRRALETIAEDEARHAELAWAAFAFAAPRTATFAARLEEVLQTRAIDADDESDDLADYGVLGARERRAIAETVTRHVIRPCFEAWRA, encoded by the coding sequence ATGCCCGACCTCTCGCTGAAGGCCCTGGAGCTTCGCTACCTCGCGGCGATCGGCGTCGCCGTCGCCGGGTGCCGGAGCTCTTCGGCGCGTCCCGAACCTCCGAGCGACGGAGCCGCGGCGGCGAGCGTCTCCGCGCCGGTCGCTTCCGTCGTCGTCGACGCTCCGCCGGTCGACGCGGCGCCGTCGGCGACGGCGACGGCGAGCGACCCGGCGCCGCCGCATCACGGGAAGCTCCTCACGCGCGGGCAGAACGTCGGCGGCGCGGGGTACTGCTTTCCCGCCGAGCGCGCGGACGGCGGCGTGGGCGCGGGCGGCTATCCCGTCGCCGCGTGCGCGACGTCGGGGTGGGCCCTCGTGCGCCCCGACGACGAGCCGATCGCCGGCCTGCACGCCTTTTCTCCAACGGACGTCGGCACACAGATCGCGCGCAAGACCTACGCGAACGCCTGCTGCTACACGATCTCGCGTCCTCCCCGCGGTCGCGCGCTCCGTGTCGGCGGTGTGCCGACCGTCGCGCCGGTCGAGCCGCGCGCCGATTGGAGCCGCGCGTGCCCGGTCGCGACCGCGCCGCCTCGGCTGCACGCTGCGCTCGAGCGGGCGTGGCGTGAAGCGGCGCGCGTCGAGCACGCATCCGTCGCGTCGTTCGCGCGCTTTGCCCTCGACCTCCTCGCGCTCGGGGCGCCGCCGCACCTCGTCGAAGCCGCGCATCGCGCCGCGCTGGAGGAGATCGAGCACACGAAGATCTGCTTCGGCGAGGCGCGCCGCTATGGGGGCCATGACGTTGGACCGGCGCCGCTCGTCGTTCCGGCCGTCGCGGGCGCGCGCGACGCGGAGACGATCGCGTTCGAGACGTTCGTCGACGGGTGCATCGGCGAGACGATCGCGGCGGTGGAGGCGCGCGCCGCCGCCGCGCGCGCGATCGAGCCGTCGACCCGCCGCGCGCTCGAGACGATCGCGGAGGACGAAGCGCGCCACGCCGAGCTCGCGTGGGCCGCCTTCGCGTTCGCGGCGCCGCGGACGGCGACCTTCGCCGCGCGGCTGGAGGAGGTCCTGCAGACGCGCGCGATCGACGCCGACGACGAGAGCGACGACCTCGCAGACTACGGCGTCCTCGGCGCGCGCGAGAGACGGGCGATCGCCGAGACGGTCACCCGTCACGTCATCCGACCCTGCTTCGAGGCGTGGCGCGCGTGA
- a CDS encoding AI-2E family transporter, which translates to MPPSLPAAAPYVSKTRKWALVAVVVASLLLAASVAAPLWIPIVLGCVMAISAHRAYGVLARKLGDRRSLAAGLVTLAAGLTLAIVGTLVLVALASELMKIVSHLDMKSEGALEGIIGERMTRWLGEAGVDTAKVYAWAQGQLEDAAAAAAGAAAVVLRTTSQAILGLVVALMTMFYMLREGASFARRIEAIAPLEPRHTRALLVEARDVGRTAFIGTLATAAVQGVLAGIGYAALGVPQPITWAVVTAFASFLPVIGTLVVWVPICGWLVFDGHPVRALLLAIWGVLVVTSLADYVIRPRIVGRRGHGHPLLTLIALLGGIEVFGLAGLIIAPIIMSVSVAAFRIYEREVRAADAPAQL; encoded by the coding sequence GTGCCGCCGAGCCTCCCTGCCGCGGCGCCGTACGTCTCGAAGACGCGGAAGTGGGCGCTCGTCGCCGTCGTCGTCGCGTCGCTGCTCCTCGCCGCGTCGGTCGCGGCGCCGCTCTGGATCCCGATCGTGCTCGGGTGCGTGATGGCGATCTCCGCGCACCGCGCCTACGGCGTGCTCGCGCGGAAGCTCGGCGATCGGCGGTCGCTCGCGGCCGGCCTCGTCACGCTCGCGGCGGGGCTCACGCTCGCGATCGTCGGGACGCTCGTCCTCGTCGCGCTCGCGAGCGAGCTCATGAAGATCGTGAGCCACCTCGACATGAAGAGCGAGGGCGCGCTCGAAGGCATCATCGGCGAGCGCATGACGCGCTGGCTCGGTGAGGCCGGCGTCGACACGGCGAAGGTCTACGCGTGGGCGCAGGGGCAGCTCGAAGACGCGGCGGCCGCGGCGGCGGGGGCGGCGGCGGTGGTGCTGCGCACGACGAGCCAGGCCATCCTCGGCCTCGTCGTGGCGCTGATGACGATGTTCTACATGCTCCGCGAAGGCGCCTCGTTCGCGCGGCGCATCGAGGCGATCGCTCCGCTCGAGCCGCGTCACACCCGCGCGCTCCTCGTCGAGGCGCGCGACGTCGGGCGCACCGCGTTCATCGGCACGCTCGCGACCGCGGCGGTGCAGGGCGTGCTCGCCGGCATCGGCTACGCGGCGCTCGGCGTCCCGCAGCCGATCACGTGGGCGGTGGTCACCGCGTTCGCCTCCTTCCTCCCCGTCATCGGCACGCTCGTGGTCTGGGTCCCGATCTGCGGGTGGCTCGTGTTCGACGGGCATCCCGTGCGCGCGCTCCTCCTCGCGATCTGGGGCGTGCTCGTGGTGACGTCGCTCGCCGACTACGTCATCCGCCCGCGCATCGTCGGCCGCCGCGGCCACGGGCACCCGCTCCTCACGCTCATCGCGCTCCTCGGCGGCATCGAGGTCTTCGGGCTCGCGGGCCTCATCATCGCGCCCATCATCATGAGCGTCTCCGTCGCCGCGTTCCGCATCTACGAGCGCGAGGTGAGGGCCGCCGACGCGCCGGCGCAGCTGTAG
- a CDS encoding protein kinase: MKATGPQMPAASVPSGRGVPPVPHPAAVIRPSALVPIASGNAPTVVRADGPVSAVLEKAEPPPPPDVVATDESLAAVGLKPGDLVDRTYRIERTLGVGGMGVVAQAHDERLDRRVAIKLIKPELFAFPEMRTFFDNEARAMARVSHANVVHVYAFGYHGDVPYFVMEYVEGTTVEHWLRARPPNMMPDLDEAVRILDQACHGVEAIHHSHTVHRDIKPSNLLLEQSGRVRVGDLGVARIMEADASANVVVGSALYMAPEAALAEEDVPDIADRRDIYALGCLAYELFTGRPPFLGATDMNVLSQHVLQDPLPPSTYRPDLPRGYDEIILRALAKDPNKRYASVGAFRRALLAEHDGTREPERILVADDDQDWLQLIGSSLKARFPHAQVDLVTDGVEALAAFESQPYSVVLVDLEMPEVDGAKLTASLRSSDASSRTPIIVLTAAGGPKEWQRLSAIGADAFLVKPVNADDVELVIKRTLRSRHSAPLSQGEFPVSRAR, from the coding sequence ATGAAGGCGACCGGCCCCCAGATGCCGGCAGCGTCCGTTCCGTCGGGCCGCGGCGTACCGCCCGTGCCGCACCCCGCCGCTGTCATCCGTCCGAGCGCCCTCGTCCCGATCGCGTCGGGCAACGCGCCGACGGTCGTGCGCGCCGACGGCCCGGTGAGCGCGGTCCTCGAGAAGGCGGAGCCGCCGCCGCCGCCGGACGTGGTCGCGACGGACGAGTCGCTCGCGGCGGTGGGGCTGAAGCCGGGCGACCTCGTCGACCGCACCTACCGCATCGAGCGCACGCTCGGCGTCGGCGGCATGGGCGTCGTCGCGCAGGCGCACGACGAGCGCCTCGATCGCCGCGTCGCGATCAAGCTCATCAAGCCGGAGCTCTTCGCGTTCCCGGAGATGCGCACGTTCTTCGACAACGAGGCGCGCGCGATGGCCCGCGTCTCTCACGCGAACGTCGTCCACGTCTACGCGTTCGGCTACCACGGCGACGTCCCCTACTTCGTGATGGAGTACGTCGAGGGCACGACGGTGGAGCACTGGCTCCGCGCGCGCCCGCCGAACATGATGCCCGACCTCGACGAGGCGGTGCGCATCCTCGATCAAGCCTGCCACGGCGTCGAGGCGATCCATCACAGCCACACGGTCCATCGCGACATCAAGCCGTCGAACCTGCTCCTCGAGCAGAGCGGCCGCGTGCGCGTCGGCGACCTCGGCGTCGCGCGCATCATGGAGGCGGACGCGAGCGCGAACGTCGTCGTCGGCAGCGCGCTCTACATGGCGCCGGAGGCGGCGCTCGCGGAGGAGGACGTCCCCGACATCGCCGATCGCCGCGACATCTACGCGCTCGGCTGCCTCGCCTACGAGCTCTTCACCGGCCGCCCTCCCTTCCTCGGCGCGACGGACATGAACGTCCTCTCGCAGCACGTGCTCCAGGACCCGCTCCCGCCGAGCACGTACCGCCCCGACCTGCCGCGCGGCTACGACGAGATCATCCTCCGCGCGCTCGCGAAGGATCCGAACAAGCGCTACGCGTCGGTCGGCGCCTTCCGCCGCGCCCTCCTCGCGGAGCATGACGGCACGCGCGAGCCGGAGCGCATCCTCGTCGCCGACGACGATCAGGACTGGCTCCAGCTCATCGGCTCTTCGCTGAAGGCGCGCTTCCCGCACGCGCAGGTCGATCTCGTCACCGACGGCGTCGAGGCCCTCGCGGCCTTCGAGAGCCAGCCCTACTCGGTCGTCCTCGTCGACCTCGAGATGCCGGAGGTCGACGGCGCGAAGCTGACCGCGTCGCTTCGTTCGAGCGACGCGAGCTCGCGCACGCCGATCATCGTCCTCACCGCCGCGGGCGGCCCGAAGGAGTGGCAGCGCCTCTCCGCCATCGGCGCCGACGCCTTCCTCGTAAAACCCGTCAACGCCGACGACGTCGAGCTCGTCATCAAGCGCACCCTCCGCTCCCGCCACTCCGCCCCGCTCTCGCAAGGCGAATTCCCCGTCTCCCGCGCCCGCTAG
- a CDS encoding response regulator: protein MTEPEGSDVEDLRERLEVFGAFMGGIIMEFDRELRYERIWTAQPGLLALPPEDLIGRHVRDVIGAREMTLIEEAVARLEATGEPVALDYVLDVPDGRRSFSAEVRLRHAGDRPTYLMLIRDVTEERALEAKLLQTERLAALGLLAASVMHEIRQPLAYLLTSIEVVERELAGAALGATTTGSLANIRDGGRRIAEIAGSLDFLAGRRERRTSAFDVRVPIQAALDLCSSALAGVVLDRDTPQPLRVHGDESELCQVITNLLLNSAQSFGDGSAGPHRVAVRTSLYDGRVSVAIEDNGPGIPAPYLPRVFDPFFTTKDRGRGTGLGLFISRGIVEAQGGTLRITSESGRGTTVEVLLPVAQDEEGSVAPISSTKPSAARRRLKLLVVDDERRFRESLRLALSVDHDVETNDGARAIAAVEAEPERYDLVLCDLAMAGVDGVTFHERMRSLGVADRFILMTGGAFTARAADFAASQACPVITKPFAVEELLALIDRVLVKQARAAGA, encoded by the coding sequence ATGACGGAGCCCGAAGGATCGGACGTCGAAGACCTCCGCGAGCGCCTCGAGGTGTTCGGCGCCTTCATGGGCGGCATCATCATGGAGTTCGATCGCGAGCTCCGGTACGAGCGCATCTGGACCGCGCAGCCGGGGCTCCTCGCGCTGCCGCCCGAGGACCTCATCGGGCGCCACGTGCGCGACGTCATCGGCGCCCGGGAGATGACGCTCATCGAGGAGGCCGTCGCGCGGCTCGAGGCGACCGGCGAGCCCGTCGCGCTCGACTACGTCCTCGACGTCCCCGACGGACGGCGCTCGTTCTCCGCCGAGGTCCGCCTCCGCCACGCCGGAGATCGGCCGACGTACCTCATGCTCATCCGCGACGTGACGGAGGAGCGCGCGCTCGAGGCGAAGTTGCTCCAGACCGAGCGCCTCGCCGCGCTCGGCCTCCTCGCCGCGAGCGTCATGCACGAGATCCGGCAGCCGCTCGCGTACCTCCTCACCAGCATCGAGGTCGTGGAGCGCGAGCTCGCCGGCGCCGCGCTGGGGGCCACGACGACCGGCTCGCTCGCGAACATCCGCGACGGCGGACGCCGCATCGCCGAGATCGCGGGGAGCCTCGATTTCCTCGCCGGGCGGCGCGAGCGCAGGACGAGCGCCTTCGACGTGCGCGTCCCGATCCAGGCCGCGCTCGACCTCTGCTCCAGCGCGCTCGCGGGCGTCGTGCTCGACCGCGACACGCCGCAGCCGCTCCGCGTCCACGGCGACGAGAGCGAGCTCTGTCAGGTCATCACCAACCTCCTCCTCAACAGCGCGCAGTCCTTCGGTGACGGGAGCGCGGGCCCCCATCGCGTCGCGGTGCGGACGTCGCTCTACGACGGTCGCGTGAGCGTCGCGATCGAGGACAACGGCCCTGGCATTCCGGCGCCCTACCTGCCGCGCGTGTTCGATCCGTTCTTCACGACGAAGGACCGCGGCCGCGGCACCGGGCTCGGGCTCTTCATCTCACGGGGCATCGTCGAGGCGCAGGGCGGGACGCTCCGCATCACGAGCGAGAGCGGGCGCGGCACGACGGTGGAGGTGCTCCTCCCCGTCGCGCAGGACGAAGAGGGCTCCGTCGCGCCGATCTCGAGCACGAAGCCTTCCGCCGCGCGCCGTCGCTTGAAGCTGCTCGTCGTCGACGACGAACGCCGCTTTCGCGAGTCGCTCCGCCTCGCGCTCTCGGTCGACCACGACGTCGAGACCAACGACGGCGCTCGCGCGATCGCCGCGGTCGAGGCCGAGCCGGAGCGTTACGACCTCGTCCTCTGCGATCTGGCGATGGCCGGCGTCGACGGCGTCACCTTCCACGAGCGCATGCGCAGCCTCGGCGTCGCCGACCGCTTCATCCTCATGACCGGCGGCGCCTTCACCGCCCGCGCGGCCGACTTCGCCGCCTCCCAAGCATGCCCGGTGATCACGAAGCCCTTCGCGGTCGAAGAGCTCCTCGCCCTGATCGATCGCGTGCTCGTGAAACAGGCCCGCGCGGCGGGCGCGTAG
- a CDS encoding MCE family protein, which produces MAAPTNHFKLGLFVILSFSAMVVAVVVLGAHAMKKDTTKYHTYFNESVQGLDVGSPVKFRGVTIGFVSAIEIAPDHRHVDVTEELDVKDIRRLGLAEKSTGPLDRAKFNVPPDLRAQLGSQGVTGVKFVAIDFFDPKSTPPPPLPFEPRPNYIPAAPSLMKNLEDTITKAMESVPELVDAVVKTASRIERMVARLEEEDVGGQASQAIRHADQVLTNLNGAITHLDQANLPAKTAETMDDVHKAVNKLNAVLDKVDGESGLIASITRTSDAFGTLGRGASGTNRELESTLREVREAAESIRVLTDALERDPDMFLKGRAKAKAKSEK; this is translated from the coding sequence ATGGCCGCACCTACCAACCACTTCAAGCTCGGGCTCTTCGTCATCCTCTCCTTCTCGGCGATGGTCGTCGCCGTCGTCGTCCTCGGCGCCCACGCGATGAAGAAGGACACCACGAAGTACCACACGTACTTCAACGAGTCGGTCCAGGGCCTCGACGTCGGGTCGCCGGTGAAGTTCCGCGGCGTGACGATCGGCTTCGTCTCCGCGATCGAGATCGCGCCGGACCATCGCCACGTCGACGTCACGGAGGAGCTGGACGTGAAGGACATCCGGCGCCTCGGCCTCGCGGAGAAGTCGACCGGCCCGCTCGACCGCGCGAAGTTCAACGTCCCGCCCGACCTCCGCGCGCAGCTCGGCTCGCAGGGCGTGACGGGCGTGAAGTTCGTCGCGATCGACTTCTTCGATCCGAAGAGCACCCCGCCCCCGCCGCTCCCGTTCGAGCCGCGCCCGAACTACATCCCCGCCGCGCCGAGCCTGATGAAGAACCTCGAGGACACGATCACGAAGGCGATGGAGAGCGTCCCCGAGCTCGTCGACGCGGTCGTGAAGACGGCGTCGCGCATCGAGCGCATGGTCGCGCGTCTCGAGGAGGAGGACGTGGGCGGCCAGGCCTCGCAGGCGATCAGGCACGCCGATCAGGTCCTCACGAACCTCAACGGCGCGATCACGCACCTCGATCAGGCGAACCTCCCCGCGAAGACGGCGGAGACGATGGACGACGTGCACAAGGCGGTGAACAAGCTGAACGCGGTCCTCGACAAGGTCGACGGCGAGAGCGGCCTCATCGCGAGCATCACGCGCACGTCCGACGCGTTCGGGACGCTCGGCCGCGGCGCGAGCGGCACCAACCGCGAGCTCGAGTCGACGCTGCGCGAGGTCCGCGAGGCGGCGGAGAGCATCCGCGTCCTCACCGACGCGCTCGAGCGCGACCCCGACATGTTCCTCAAGGGCCGCGCGAAGGCGAAGGCGAAGAGCGAGAAGTAG
- a CDS encoding MlaE family lipid ABC transporter permease subunit: MDTETERPSFEVEPKGSVIRLAGRLRMPDAPALWKEVRAATDEAKKGSLTIDLSDATAIDGGVMSLLVALRTDLHARGVKAEIEGTPEQFLPLVELYEAKKPPQKRKTRKPEGLVENVGRATSEVGSELSQVISFFGEMVIAAVGLVRHPRSGHWKEIPPLVNKAGADALPIVVLINFLVGFVMAYQSAKQLKQFGANVYVADLVGLSVTRELAPLMTAIIVCGRSGAAFAAEIGSMKVSEEVDALRTLGLRPFSWLVLPRVLALMIVTPLLTVIGDIIGVLGGLFVAVTSLDITPRGYLIETQKAMELWDVQHGVCKSFAFALAIGLIACQQGFAASGGAEGVGRRTTSTVVASLFALVVLDALFTVVFRFFGL; encoded by the coding sequence GTGGACACCGAGACCGAGCGCCCGTCCTTCGAGGTGGAGCCGAAGGGCTCGGTGATCCGCCTCGCCGGGCGCCTGCGGATGCCCGACGCGCCGGCGCTCTGGAAGGAGGTCCGCGCCGCGACGGACGAGGCGAAGAAGGGCTCGCTCACGATCGACCTGTCGGACGCGACCGCGATCGACGGCGGCGTCATGTCGCTCCTCGTCGCGCTCCGCACCGACCTCCACGCGCGCGGGGTGAAAGCGGAGATCGAGGGGACCCCGGAGCAGTTCCTCCCGCTCGTCGAGCTCTACGAAGCGAAGAAACCTCCACAGAAGCGGAAGACACGAAAGCCGGAGGGGCTCGTCGAGAACGTGGGCCGCGCCACGTCGGAGGTCGGGAGCGAGCTCTCGCAGGTCATCTCGTTCTTCGGCGAGATGGTCATCGCGGCGGTCGGCCTCGTCCGGCACCCGCGCTCGGGGCACTGGAAGGAGATCCCGCCGCTCGTGAACAAGGCGGGCGCCGACGCGCTCCCGATCGTCGTCCTCATCAACTTCCTCGTCGGCTTCGTCATGGCCTACCAGTCGGCGAAGCAGCTCAAGCAGTTCGGCGCGAACGTCTACGTCGCGGACCTCGTCGGCCTCTCCGTGACGCGCGAGCTCGCGCCGCTCATGACGGCGATCATCGTCTGCGGCCGCTCCGGCGCCGCGTTCGCGGCGGAGATCGGGTCGATGAAGGTCTCCGAGGAGGTCGACGCGCTGCGCACGCTCGGCCTCCGTCCGTTCTCGTGGCTCGTCCTCCCGCGCGTCCTCGCGCTCATGATCGTCACGCCGCTCCTCACCGTCATCGGCGACATCATCGGCGTGCTCGGCGGCCTCTTCGTCGCGGTGACGAGCCTCGACATCACGCCGCGCGGCTACCTGATCGAGACGCAGAAGGCGATGGAGCTCTGGGACGTCCAGCACGGCGTCTGCAAGAGCTTCGCCTTCGCGCTCGCGATCGGGCTCATCGCCTGCCAGCAGGGCTTCGCCGCGTCGGGCGGCGCGGAGGGCGTCGGCCGGCGCACCACCTCCACCGTCGTCGCGTCGCTCTTCGCGCTCGTCGTCCTCGACGCGCTCTTCACCGTCGTCTTCCGGTTCTTCGGCCTCTGA
- a CDS encoding membrane integrity-associated transporter subunit PqiC has protein sequence MSSQPIRTLGLGLLFLGLVPACALTSKADALAIRWYTPENTRPRLTSAATQGGVIAEDALQVQLGRVTSGLNLREKIAYRDSTFEQGFYDDKRWTERPEVYVRRELERTLFEEHGFRRALASQAPALEVEVVAFEEVIGPGEAHSARVQLKVVVHDDHDALLEKTFTVERPVAADPKGFAGVVQAMAQALDAAAEEITTATARAVRTNAQTKASTTTLPK, from the coding sequence ATGAGCAGCCAACCGATCCGGACCCTGGGCCTCGGCCTCCTCTTCCTCGGGCTCGTTCCCGCCTGCGCGCTCACCTCGAAGGCGGACGCCCTCGCGATCCGCTGGTACACGCCGGAGAACACGCGCCCGCGCCTGACGAGCGCGGCGACGCAGGGCGGCGTGATCGCGGAGGACGCGCTCCAGGTGCAGCTCGGCCGCGTGACGTCGGGCCTCAACCTGCGCGAGAAGATCGCGTACCGCGACTCGACGTTCGAGCAGGGCTTCTACGACGACAAGCGCTGGACGGAGCGCCCGGAGGTCTACGTCCGCCGCGAGCTGGAGCGCACCCTCTTCGAGGAGCACGGCTTCCGCCGCGCGCTCGCGTCGCAGGCCCCGGCCCTCGAGGTGGAGGTCGTCGCCTTCGAGGAGGTCATCGGCCCCGGCGAGGCTCACTCCGCGCGGGTGCAGCTCAAGGTCGTCGTCCACGACGACCACGACGCGCTCCTGGAGAAGACCTTCACGGTGGAGCGCCCCGTCGCCGCCGACCCAAAGGGGTTCGCGGGCGTGGTGCAAGCCATGGCCCAAGCCCTCGACGCCGCCGCCGAGGAGATAACCACCGCCACCGCCCGCGCGGTCCGCACCAACGCACAGACGAAGGCGAGCACGACGACACTGCCGAAGTAG
- a CDS encoding SUMF1/EgtB/PvdO family nonheme iron enzyme produces the protein MGVAPPVRAASAKSTPPPPPPRWGKGVRRAGILASVALLALAMFGATSSWGRGDKQAIVASSDSSSPPAAIVTGAVATPPPSSLVPDADAEAPSGREWRLVWGRSWQIVSPPGEATSVTDAREGNRGSCPAGMIEVAGKMKQHFLLDELQMKTSCTDWIDKKWPERCGAYDRDKWLAASKDLPTQPMHFCIDRYEYPNKKGEFPVILVSWYEARDTCASLGKRLCKEEEWTFACEGEEALPYPSGYIRDHAACLNDRPWKQFDDSAYRPRSGEKAKAELDRLWQGLPSGARPLCKSPFGVYDMAGNVDEWTRSTTATERQSTLKGGYWGPVRTRCRPATKAHDEHHIFYQQGFRCCSDAGG, from the coding sequence ATGGGTGTCGCGCCGCCGGTCCGCGCGGCGTCCGCCAAGTCGACGCCGCCCCCGCCGCCGCCGCGTTGGGGGAAGGGCGTGCGCCGTGCGGGCATCCTCGCGAGCGTCGCGCTCCTCGCCCTCGCGATGTTCGGGGCCACGTCGTCGTGGGGACGCGGAGACAAGCAGGCGATCGTCGCGTCGAGCGACTCTTCTTCTCCGCCCGCCGCGATCGTGACCGGAGCCGTCGCGACGCCGCCGCCGTCGTCGCTCGTGCCGGACGCGGACGCGGAGGCGCCCTCGGGACGCGAGTGGCGGCTCGTCTGGGGACGCAGCTGGCAGATCGTCTCGCCGCCGGGCGAGGCCACCTCCGTCACCGACGCGCGCGAAGGCAACCGCGGGTCGTGCCCCGCCGGCATGATCGAGGTCGCGGGGAAGATGAAGCAGCACTTCCTCCTCGACGAGCTGCAGATGAAGACGTCGTGCACCGACTGGATCGACAAGAAGTGGCCGGAGCGTTGCGGCGCCTACGATCGCGACAAGTGGCTCGCGGCGTCGAAGGACCTGCCCACGCAGCCGATGCACTTCTGCATCGATCGCTACGAGTACCCGAACAAGAAGGGCGAGTTCCCGGTCATCCTCGTGAGCTGGTACGAGGCGCGCGACACGTGCGCGTCGCTCGGCAAGCGGCTCTGCAAGGAAGAGGAGTGGACCTTCGCGTGCGAAGGTGAGGAGGCGTTGCCGTACCCGAGCGGGTACATCCGCGATCACGCGGCCTGCCTCAACGATCGCCCGTGGAAGCAGTTCGACGACAGCGCGTACCGCCCGCGGAGCGGCGAGAAGGCGAAGGCGGAGCTCGATCGACTGTGGCAAGGCCTCCCGAGTGGTGCACGTCCGCTCTGCAAGAGCCCGTTCGGCGTCTACGACATGGCCGGCAACGTCGACGAGTGGACGCGATCGACCACCGCAACGGAGCGCCAGAGCACGCTGAAGGGCGGCTACTGGGGGCCCGTGCGCACGCGCTGCCGTCCTGCCACGAAGGCGCACGACGAGCACCACATCTTCTATCAGCAGGGGTTCCGCTGCTGCTCCGACGCCGGCGGCTGA
- a CDS encoding ATP-binding cassette domain-containing protein — translation MEHAPLSRRPGLPPPRKRIAPALPRTKVEDIIEVEHLTMGWGDVVLQEDLSFEVKRGEIFAILGGSGCGKSTLLRYLIGLEPITKGGTVCVAGRTDLDLDEGLPPFGVMFQAGALFGSSTVGENVELPLEEWTDLTPDAIAAIARAKLKLVGLENAYDKFPSELSGGMKKRAAIARALALEPELVFFDEPSAGLDPITSSELDDLIVTLNESLGLTVVIVTHELESIFHIVTRGIMLDKASKSIIADGPPRELAKSDDPRVRNFFQRRSRDE, via the coding sequence ATGGAACACGCACCGCTCTCCCGCCGCCCCGGTCTGCCGCCGCCGCGCAAGCGCATCGCGCCGGCGCTGCCGCGGACGAAGGTCGAGGACATCATCGAGGTCGAGCACCTCACGATGGGCTGGGGCGACGTCGTCCTCCAGGAGGACCTCTCGTTCGAGGTGAAGCGCGGCGAGATCTTCGCCATCCTCGGCGGCTCGGGCTGCGGGAAGTCGACGCTCCTACGCTACCTCATCGGCCTCGAGCCGATCACGAAGGGCGGCACGGTGTGCGTCGCGGGGCGGACCGACCTCGATCTCGACGAGGGCCTCCCGCCGTTCGGCGTCATGTTCCAGGCCGGCGCGCTCTTCGGCTCCTCGACCGTGGGCGAGAACGTGGAGCTGCCGCTCGAGGAGTGGACCGACCTCACCCCCGACGCGATCGCGGCGATCGCGCGCGCGAAGCTGAAGCTCGTCGGCCTCGAGAACGCTTACGACAAGTTCCCGAGCGAGCTCTCCGGCGGCATGAAGAAGCGCGCCGCGATCGCGCGCGCCCTCGCGCTGGAGCCGGAGCTCGTGTTCTTCGACGAGCCGAGCGCGGGCCTCGATCCGATCACGTCGTCGGAGCTCGACGACCTCATCGTCACGCTCAACGAGTCGCTCGGCCTCACCGTCGTGATCGTGACGCACGAGCTCGAGAGCATCTTCCACATCGTGACGCGGGGGATCATGCTCGACAAGGCGTCGAAGTCGATCATCGCCGACGGTCCGCCGCGCGAGCTCGCGAAGAGCGACGACCCGCGCGTGCGCAACTTCTTCCAGCGTCGATCGCGAGACGAGTAG
- a CDS encoding helix-turn-helix transcriptional regulator, producing the protein MSGDEEEAHVPLPAGAEVEHLGPDVALLSFPLPEPVFPPELTAAERDVALRVFRGATNAAIARERGVSAKTIANQLESIYRKAGVTSRCELVLRLLQR; encoded by the coding sequence GTGAGCGGCGACGAAGAAGAGGCGCACGTCCCGCTCCCCGCCGGGGCGGAGGTCGAGCACCTGGGCCCCGACGTCGCGTTGTTGTCGTTCCCGCTGCCGGAGCCCGTCTTCCCGCCGGAGCTCACCGCGGCCGAACGTGACGTCGCGCTCCGCGTCTTCCGCGGCGCGACGAACGCGGCGATCGCGCGCGAGCGCGGCGTGAGCGCGAAGACGATCGCGAACCAGCTCGAGTCGATCTACCGCAAGGCGGGCGTGACCTCCCGCTGCGAGCTCGTGCTGCGGCTCCTCCAGCGGTGA